The following coding sequences are from one uncultured Desulfobacter sp. window:
- the rbfA gene encoding 30S ribosome-binding factor RbfA has protein sequence MKPYARAERVSIKIQQAITELLSKKMQDPRMEMATISGVRMSPDLTLAYVYVTVFGGKKRVREAMEGFQKSKGFIKKNIAPKLGLRLMPELRFIHDDSFDEAARLDALIDAAPKGEDRDPEGDVPDGPSGDSVE, from the coding sequence ATGAAACCCTATGCACGCGCCGAGCGGGTCTCCATAAAGATCCAGCAGGCCATAACAGAGCTTTTGTCCAAAAAGATGCAGGACCCCAGGATGGAGATGGCAACGATTTCCGGTGTAAGAATGTCTCCGGATCTGACCCTGGCCTATGTCTATGTCACCGTGTTCGGGGGGAAAAAAAGAGTCCGCGAGGCCATGGAAGGCTTCCAGAAATCAAAGGGGTTTATCAAAAAAAACATTGCCCCGAAACTGGGCCTGAGACTAATGCCCGAATTGCGTTTCATCCATGATGATTCCTTTGATGAGGCGGCCCGTCTGGATGCCTTGATTGATGCCGCACCCAAGGGTGAAGACCGGGACCCGGAGGGAGATGTTCCGGATGGGCCTTCCGGTGATTCTGTTGAATGA
- the rpsO gene encoding 30S ribosomal protein S15 yields the protein MVLLAENKEEMIEKFKLHESDTGSPEVQVAILTHRISYLTDHLKTHKKDHHSRRGLLILVGRRRSLLDYLKKKDINRYRSLIEKLGLRR from the coding sequence GTGGTACTACTTGCAGAAAACAAAGAGGAGATGATTGAAAAATTCAAGCTCCATGAGTCCGACACCGGTTCACCTGAAGTTCAGGTGGCCATTTTAACCCACAGAATCAGTTACCTGACCGACCATTTAAAGACCCATAAAAAAGACCACCATTCAAGACGTGGGCTTTTGATCCTGGTCGGCCGGCGCAGAAGCCTTCTGGACTATCTCAAGAAAAAAGATATTAACAGATATCGTTCATTGATTGAGAAGCTCGGACTCAGAAGATAA
- the truB gene encoding tRNA pseudouridine(55) synthase TruB, which translates to MKSGILVVDKPEGLSSARVVGRLKHLLKVKKIGHTGTLDPFATGVLPIAVGQATRISKYFLKGVKGYHAQVTLGIETDTYDCTGTVTHTAPVEQLAALEANQVNDVVSGFLGSQEQVAPAYSALKHNGQPLYKLARQGEMIQKPPRPIEIMAIAMEGFRTETNGHPVFDMPVTCSGGTYIRSLAHDIGAALGCGAHLSALHRTRSGRFNMEDAVGLDSLEKMSPLDIAARFISMSRCLAFLPSIIADSQTAGKVKHGQPLYVQDIPVPEALGSAGDNGEPQNAVSDVRVVDPEDNLLAIVKPDKSGETYKYCCVFNG; encoded by the coding sequence ATGAAAAGCGGCATTCTTGTTGTTGATAAACCCGAAGGTCTCTCTTCGGCAAGGGTGGTCGGTCGGCTCAAGCATCTGCTCAAGGTAAAAAAAATCGGGCATACAGGTACCCTGGACCCCTTTGCCACAGGGGTGCTGCCCATTGCCGTGGGCCAGGCTACCCGGATTTCAAAGTATTTTTTAAAAGGCGTTAAGGGCTACCATGCCCAGGTTACCCTTGGCATTGAAACCGATACCTATGACTGTACCGGTACGGTTACACACACGGCACCTGTTGAGCAGCTTGCCGCCCTTGAAGCCAATCAAGTCAACGATGTGGTCTCAGGATTTTTGGGGTCCCAGGAGCAGGTGGCGCCGGCTTATTCCGCCCTGAAGCACAACGGCCAGCCCCTGTATAAGCTGGCCCGCCAGGGAGAGATGATCCAAAAACCGCCCAGGCCCATTGAGATCATGGCCATTGCCATGGAAGGTTTTCGCACGGAAACGAACGGCCACCCGGTGTTTGATATGCCCGTGACATGTTCGGGAGGCACCTATATTCGCAGTCTTGCCCATGATATCGGGGCAGCGCTGGGGTGCGGCGCCCATTTGTCCGCATTGCATCGGACCCGGTCTGGCCGGTTTAACATGGAAGATGCTGTGGGCCTTGACAGCCTTGAAAAGATGTCGCCTTTGGACATAGCGGCCCGGTTCATATCCATGTCCCGGTGTCTGGCGTTCTTGCCGTCCATCATTGCCGACAGTCAAACCGCCGGTAAAGTCAAGCATGGTCAACCCCTGTATGTTCAAGACATTCCCGTACCCGAAGCCCTGGGTTCTGCCGGTGATAATGGTGAACCCCAAAACGCGGTTTCGGATGTCCGGGTGGTGGATCCCGAGGATAATCTGCTGGCCATCGTAAAGCCGGATAAATCCGGGGAAACATATAAATATTGTTGCGTTTTTAACGGTTAG